In Marispirochaeta aestuarii, the following proteins share a genomic window:
- a CDS encoding alpha-amylase family glycosyl hydrolase, with protein sequence MKELRSIGDIDFTSLVRDREYYPSPDDWEDQVIYFLMADRFSDGNENDEALYDAERDYELVKKSGKEEDWQSWGKRWNGGTLTGVLSKLDYLQQLGITAVWISPIFKQVSFQESYHGYGIQNFLAIDPHLGSDQDLKFLAQEAHKQGMRVILDIIINHSGDVFAYEKENTPWTGEQYPVKGYRNAEGKPEIPYGEGKDRESVWPDGAVWPREMQYPSAYYRKGYIQNWENYPEYVEGDFFSLKTHNLGTGGSGEEFQPSPALKTITEAYKYWIAYADVDGFRIDTVKHMEWGATRYFVREIHEFAKSLGKKNFYLIGEITGGLEYAIKAFKETGLNAALGINRIPNQLEGCAKGAVNPEDYFAAFSNSQLPGDDDNRWYQDNVVTMFDDHDMVSLEGDWKYRFAADKETAPLLLNALFLNVMGLGIPCIYYGTEQGFDGGGGEDSYIRECMFAGNFGAFRTQGKHFFNTANLIYVELAKLLKLRHSYLILRQGRQYLRPISHDGERFDYPRKIGEGRITSVVAWARIFNTEEAVLAFNTDMENALTVSIAVDSSLHTEGDEFQLLYSSDPGKSSERVKVEQAGDNLAVKVEVPPAGCLMLYRGTAS encoded by the coding sequence ATGAAAGAATTACGGAGTATTGGGGATATTGACTTTACAAGTCTGGTCCGAGACAGGGAATATTACCCCTCCCCTGATGACTGGGAGGATCAGGTAATCTATTTCCTCATGGCCGACCGCTTCTCGGACGGTAACGAAAACGATGAGGCCCTCTACGACGCAGAACGCGATTATGAGCTCGTAAAGAAGAGCGGAAAAGAAGAGGATTGGCAGAGCTGGGGGAAGCGCTGGAACGGTGGTACTCTTACAGGGGTTCTGTCAAAGCTCGATTATCTGCAGCAGCTTGGGATTACCGCCGTCTGGATAAGCCCCATCTTCAAGCAGGTCTCCTTCCAGGAGTCTTATCACGGTTATGGCATTCAGAACTTCCTGGCCATCGATCCTCACCTTGGCAGCGATCAGGATCTCAAGTTCCTTGCACAGGAGGCCCATAAGCAGGGCATGAGGGTCATCCTGGACATCATTATAAACCACTCCGGTGATGTATTCGCCTACGAGAAAGAGAACACTCCCTGGACCGGGGAGCAGTACCCGGTAAAAGGATACCGCAACGCGGAAGGTAAACCAGAGATTCCTTACGGGGAAGGAAAGGATCGGGAATCTGTGTGGCCCGACGGGGCCGTATGGCCGCGGGAAATGCAGTACCCCTCCGCCTATTACCGTAAAGGATATATTCAGAACTGGGAGAACTATCCGGAATATGTGGAGGGGGACTTTTTCAGTCTCAAAACCCATAACCTCGGTACCGGCGGCAGCGGAGAGGAGTTCCAGCCATCCCCTGCCCTGAAAACAATTACCGAAGCCTACAAGTACTGGATCGCCTATGCGGACGTGGATGGTTTCCGTATCGACACGGTTAAACACATGGAATGGGGAGCAACCCGCTATTTTGTGAGGGAGATCCACGAGTTCGCCAAGTCCCTGGGCAAGAAGAATTTCTATCTTATCGGGGAGATCACCGGAGGCCTGGAATATGCCATCAAGGCCTTTAAAGAGACGGGTCTGAACGCCGCCTTGGGAATAAATCGCATACCGAACCAGCTCGAAGGCTGTGCAAAGGGAGCGGTTAATCCGGAGGATTATTTCGCAGCCTTCTCCAACAGCCAGCTGCCGGGGGACGACGATAATCGCTGGTACCAGGACAACGTGGTCACCATGTTTGACGATCACGACATGGTCAGCCTGGAAGGAGACTGGAAATACCGCTTTGCCGCCGACAAAGAGACTGCCCCCCTCTTATTGAACGCCCTCTTTCTCAATGTCATGGGTCTCGGGATTCCATGCATCTACTACGGTACCGAGCAGGGCTTCGACGGCGGCGGCGGCGAGGACAGCTACATTAGGGAATGCATGTTTGCTGGGAACTTCGGGGCCTTCAGGACCCAGGGCAAACACTTTTTTAACACCGCCAATCTTATCTATGTGGAGCTGGCAAAGCTCCTAAAGCTTCGGCACAGCTACCTCATTCTTCGGCAGGGCAGGCAGTATCTGCGCCCTATCTCCCATGACGGGGAGCGCTTTGACTATCCCCGGAAAATCGGGGAAGGCCGGATAACCTCGGTCGTTGCCTGGGCCCGGATATTCAACACGGAGGAAGCTGTGCTTGCCTTCAATACGGATATGGAGAACGCTTTGACTGTGAGCATCGCCGTGGACTCATCTCTGCATACAGAAGGAGACGAGTTCCAGCTTCTATATAGCTCAGATCCCGGAAAGAGTTCGGAAAGGGTAAAGGTGGAACAGGCAGGGGATAACCTGGCCGTAAAAGTCGAGGTCCCCCCGGCAGGCTGCCTTATGCTCTACCGGGGAACTGCCTCCTGA
- a CDS encoding type 1 glutamine amidotransferase domain-containing protein, whose product MKKILAFIDEQFEDLELWYPVLRCREAGFQVDIAGKEAGKVYHGKHGVPATSEVSFEDLKAADYDGLLVPGGWAPDKLRRYEAVLGLTREIFKAGKPVGHICHAGWVLASADIVKGYTMTSTPGIKDDLIHAGAEWVDKSAVTDRNIVSARKPADLPDYMAAYLKLF is encoded by the coding sequence ATGAAGAAAATTCTGGCTTTTATAGATGAACAGTTTGAAGATCTCGAGCTCTGGTATCCCGTACTGCGCTGCAGGGAGGCGGGCTTCCAGGTCGACATAGCCGGCAAGGAGGCGGGAAAGGTCTACCACGGAAAACACGGCGTACCCGCTACATCAGAGGTCTCCTTCGAGGATCTGAAGGCCGCCGACTACGACGGCCTGCTGGTCCCCGGGGGATGGGCACCGGACAAACTCCGGCGCTATGAAGCTGTATTAGGCTTGACCCGGGAGATTTTCAAGGCAGGGAAACCGGTGGGTCATATCTGCCATGCCGGATGGGTACTCGCCTCGGCTGACATAGTGAAGGGTTATACAATGACCTCGACCCCGGGTATCAAGGATGATCTGATCCATGCGGGAGCGGAATGGGTGGATAAAAGTGCCGTCACCGACCGCAATATCGTTTCGGCCCGAAAACCTGCGGACCTTCCCGATTACATGGCGGCATATCTGAAGCTTTTTTAG
- a CDS encoding AraC family transcriptional regulator — MKVEYLRRLNRVLEYIDSHLGEDLDHETLAGEAAFSRFHFARIFSAALGESLGAYIQRLRLERAAGYISGRPDMTITRIGIESGFSSSAVFSRAFRDHFGMSPSEWRAGGDAEYSRNCKLQSKRYHPMSIYCEATTVESSYSVYTQQKWRVSMKTPTKNLDYTVRVDEQQEKTVAYVRHTGPYAGNEELFHGLFSRLLKWAVPRQLFEAGKTEMLTIYHDSPEITEEEKLRISVCITVPPDTEVSGDIGKTAIPAGRYAVGEFLISADEYGDAWNSLFAGWLPESGYQCSEGPCYEVYLNDPEEHPEGRHRVAIHIPVAPL, encoded by the coding sequence ATGAAAGTGGAATATCTCAGGCGTTTGAACCGGGTCCTCGAGTATATTGACTCTCACCTGGGGGAGGATCTGGACCACGAAACCCTGGCAGGGGAAGCTGCCTTTTCCAGGTTCCACTTTGCCCGGATTTTTTCCGCAGCCCTCGGTGAATCTCTGGGAGCCTATATTCAGCGGTTGCGCCTGGAACGGGCTGCAGGGTATATCTCTGGACGTCCGGATATGACGATAACCCGTATCGGTATTGAATCAGGGTTTTCCTCTTCTGCAGTATTCTCCAGGGCTTTTCGTGATCATTTCGGCATGAGTCCCAGCGAATGGCGGGCCGGTGGTGACGCTGAATACAGCAGGAATTGCAAACTGCAGAGCAAGCGATATCATCCCATGAGCATATATTGCGAAGCAACCACGGTGGAATCCTCGTATTCTGTGTATACACAACAGAAATGGAGGGTATCTATGAAAACACCGACAAAAAATCTCGATTACACTGTGCGGGTAGATGAACAGCAGGAAAAGACAGTGGCCTATGTCCGACACACCGGTCCCTATGCCGGTAACGAGGAACTCTTTCACGGTCTGTTCTCCCGACTGTTGAAATGGGCCGTCCCGCGGCAGCTTTTCGAGGCTGGCAAAACGGAGATGCTTACTATCTATCATGATTCTCCGGAGATAACCGAAGAGGAGAAGCTCAGGATAAGTGTCTGTATTACCGTTCCTCCGGATACGGAGGTCTCCGGAGATATAGGTAAAACCGCCATTCCCGCCGGGCGCTATGCGGTTGGAGAGTTTCTTATATCCGCTGATGAGTACGGTGATGCCTGGAACAGCCTCTTTGCCGGGTGGCTCCCGGAAAGCGGGTATCAGTGCAGTGAGGGGCCCTGCTACGAGGTTTATCTGAACGATCCGGAAGAACACCCGGAAGGCAGGCACCGGGTGGCGATCCACATCCCGGTCGCCCCGCTGTAA
- a CDS encoding TetR/AcrR family transcriptional regulator has translation MTNDIDRGTEEQILAAAYRVIIRRGKSGTRMQEIADEAGVNKALLHYYFRSKDRIYEAVLRKVLSSLLKSMLQSIDFSMPIREVLEAFIRGHIGALKSNPQVFQFFMAEMWTNREEVIPVFVGLLTENREIITTRFFARLQQAMDDGEIRRVNPFHFLMNIISLDVFYFVASPLFFAVLNVPEKEQEAMTGQRADQVVEFIWESIRPREESGCTES, from the coding sequence ATGACCAATGATATCGATCGAGGCACAGAAGAGCAGATCCTGGCCGCCGCCTACCGGGTGATCATCCGCCGCGGCAAGTCCGGTACCCGCATGCAGGAGATCGCCGACGAGGCGGGGGTGAACAAGGCTCTGCTGCACTACTACTTCCGCTCCAAGGACAGGATCTACGAGGCGGTTCTAAGGAAGGTCCTCTCCTCGCTCCTGAAGTCCATGCTGCAGAGCATCGATTTCTCCATGCCCATCCGAGAGGTCCTCGAGGCCTTTATCCGGGGGCACATCGGCGCGCTGAAGAGCAATCCGCAGGTTTTCCAGTTCTTCATGGCCGAGATGTGGACCAACCGGGAGGAGGTGATTCCGGTATTCGTCGGGCTGTTAACCGAGAACCGCGAGATCATCACGACCAGGTTCTTTGCCCGGCTGCAGCAGGCGATGGACGACGGCGAAATCAGGCGGGTGAATCCCTTCCATTTTCTAATGAACATCATCAGTCTCGACGTCTTCTATTTTGTCGCTTCGCCGCTGTTTTTTGCTGTTCTGAATGTGCCGGAAAAAGAACAGGAAGCGATGACCGGGCAGCGGGCCGATCAGGTGGTGGAGTTCATCTGGGAATCGATTCGTCCAAGGGAGGAATCAGGATGCACAGAATCTTGA
- a CDS encoding TolC family protein, with protein sequence MKLATLLALISTPLGAREYSMTQLFELALEEDSRLARIEAGVAAAETVVADAGAAFQPDLSAGFRVSYVSELPEMEQPKPGGGTTTVEAGVKDTYAANLTARQLIFAGFTRRYGLAAAENRLAEVRFQKSMREDALRFSLLQAAYGYSLADLSVESLEASLARLELNRRRVESFFSQGFASELDLLEIDASIAELNLQLRQQQADRRAALISLRSLSGAEDLDALAVEEAYLALPDVEAVDIEGADLASNADYRATDYTRQARELETEIHRGDYYPRLSAFGSFNYGRPGANFFADEWQFYYQGGVEVSMNLWDGGRRGNALERDRARLEQLAAEREELFTNLLARGRQTGESLQSAAEQLTTARSLLENKQRKYELIQQLWDAGEQSTLEVLEAEQELTAADIRAKGLEIRLLSLYQDYLLLINRPLWRNTK encoded by the coding sequence TTGAAGTTAGCGACGCTGCTGGCGCTTATATCCACGCCCCTGGGGGCCCGGGAATATTCCATGACCCAGCTGTTTGAGCTGGCATTGGAGGAGGACAGTCGGCTCGCCCGGATCGAGGCCGGTGTGGCCGCCGCCGAAACCGTCGTGGCCGATGCCGGCGCCGCCTTTCAGCCGGATCTGAGCGCCGGATTTCGCGTTTCATACGTATCCGAGCTGCCGGAGATGGAGCAGCCCAAACCCGGCGGCGGTACGACCACTGTCGAGGCGGGGGTTAAGGATACCTATGCGGCTAATCTCACCGCCCGGCAGCTGATATTCGCCGGATTCACACGGCGCTACGGGCTGGCGGCGGCGGAGAACCGGCTGGCCGAAGTACGCTTTCAGAAAAGTATGCGCGAGGATGCGCTGCGCTTCAGTCTGCTCCAGGCGGCCTACGGCTATTCCCTGGCCGATCTTTCGGTGGAGTCCCTGGAAGCCAGTCTGGCCCGGCTGGAACTGAATCGCCGCCGGGTGGAGTCGTTCTTCTCTCAGGGCTTCGCCTCGGAGCTGGACCTGCTCGAGATCGACGCCTCCATCGCCGAGCTCAACCTGCAGCTGCGGCAGCAGCAGGCGGACCGCCGCGCGGCTCTGATCAGCCTCAGAAGTCTCAGCGGCGCGGAGGACCTCGACGCGCTAGCCGTGGAGGAGGCCTATCTCGCGCTGCCGGACGTGGAGGCCGTCGATATCGAAGGAGCTGACCTGGCGTCCAACGCCGACTACCGGGCTACCGATTATACACGGCAGGCCCGCGAGTTGGAAACGGAGATTCATCGCGGTGACTACTATCCCCGGCTTTCCGCTTTCGGCAGCTTCAACTACGGCCGGCCGGGAGCCAATTTCTTCGCCGACGAGTGGCAGTTTTACTACCAGGGCGGTGTGGAGGTCTCAATGAATCTCTGGGACGGCGGCCGGCGGGGCAACGCCCTCGAGCGTGACCGGGCCAGGCTGGAGCAGCTGGCGGCCGAGCGGGAGGAGCTCTTTACGAATCTGCTGGCCCGGGGGCGGCAGACCGGGGAGTCCCTGCAGTCGGCGGCCGAACAGCTGACCACCGCCCGCAGTCTGCTCGAGAACAAGCAGCGCAAGTACGAACTGATACAGCAGCTCTGGGACGCCGGCGAACAGAGCACCCTCGAGGTGCTGGAGGCCGAACAGGAGCTTACCGCCGCGGACATCAGGGCCAAGGGGCTGGAAATCCGGCTGCTGTCGCTCTATCAGGATTACCTGCTGCTGATCAATCGTCCCCTGTGGAGGAATACCAAATGA
- a CDS encoding HlyD family secretion protein codes for MNRNRIIRNGIFTALVLLLAACGAGDGERSFTGQVEGRVYSVSSPVSDRLLELSVWEGDRLAEGQTVGRIDTAALELQRKSLIAGRDQIGLQLQELTLTTAQVKDTRDYYATTYRRNLELLKEQAVSDQKVRDLKLNADKWERELTTLRIKEQSLKRQQDEIGYKLEELDLMISKATLTSPAAGYVDQVYFEKGEFVPALRPVVELVSLEYVWCYLYLGESGIAQISPGQEMTARLGENTFRARVEHINSSAEFTPREVLTPENREALVYAVRVGIENPDGILKIGMPVVLEW; via the coding sequence ATGAACCGGAACAGGATAATTCGAAACGGAATTTTTACAGCGCTCGTGCTGCTGCTGGCAGCCTGCGGTGCGGGCGATGGCGAGCGCAGCTTTACCGGGCAGGTGGAAGGCCGGGTCTACAGCGTCTCCTCGCCGGTAAGCGACCGGCTCCTGGAGCTCAGCGTCTGGGAAGGCGACCGACTGGCCGAGGGGCAGACAGTGGGGCGCATCGATACGGCCGCGCTGGAACTTCAGCGCAAGTCGCTGATCGCCGGGCGGGATCAGATCGGGCTGCAGCTCCAGGAGCTCACCCTCACTACCGCGCAGGTCAAGGATACCCGCGACTACTATGCGACCACCTACCGCCGCAATCTGGAGCTCCTGAAGGAACAGGCGGTCTCGGATCAGAAGGTGCGGGATCTGAAACTGAACGCGGACAAGTGGGAGCGGGAGCTGACGACCCTGCGTATCAAAGAACAGTCCCTCAAGCGGCAGCAGGACGAGATCGGCTACAAGCTCGAGGAACTCGATCTGATGATCAGCAAGGCCACTCTTACCAGTCCCGCCGCAGGCTATGTGGATCAGGTCTATTTCGAGAAAGGGGAGTTCGTTCCCGCGCTGCGTCCGGTGGTGGAGCTGGTCAGTCTCGAATATGTCTGGTGTTATCTCTATCTTGGCGAGTCCGGTATCGCGCAGATCAGTCCCGGTCAGGAGATGACCGCCCGCCTGGGGGAAAACACCTTCCGCGCCCGGGTCGAGCATATCAACTCCAGCGCCGAGTTCACCCCCAGGGAGGTACTCACCCCCGAGAACCGCGAGGCCCTGGTCTACGCGGTACGGGTCGGGATCGAGAATCCCGACGGAATCCTGAAGATAGGCATGCCTGTCGTGCTGGAGTGGTAA
- a CDS encoding ABC transporter ATP-binding protein has product MNAAKCIEAEAISKRYGEIRALEGVDIHAAAGEITGLIGPDGAGKSSFMRIVLGLLESDGGELKLFGETPERGRRGGIGYMPEVFSLYTDLTVEENMRFSFRIHGGRPAEYTARSERLYTFNRLSDFKAARAGTLSGGMKQKLALSCALMQEPRLLVLDEPTTGVDPLSRREFWRMLSELKREGIGILVSTPYMEEALQCDRIYLMNEGRILNAGAPRELIDGFDGRIIEFEDSELAPQDLRRELAAAWSGRPVYLSGRSVHLVLPAAAGDAAADLPTRSSGTSREIEPDLEDIFLAGILR; this is encoded by the coding sequence ATGAACGCCGCGAAATGTATTGAAGCAGAAGCGATCAGCAAGCGCTACGGCGAGATTCGGGCCCTCGAGGGCGTCGACATCCATGCGGCCGCCGGGGAGATCACCGGCCTTATCGGACCCGACGGAGCCGGGAAATCGAGCTTCATGCGCATCGTCCTCGGTCTGCTTGAAAGTGATGGCGGCGAACTGAAGCTCTTCGGCGAGACCCCGGAGCGGGGCCGACGCGGCGGAATCGGCTATATGCCCGAGGTTTTCTCCCTCTATACGGATCTGACCGTGGAGGAGAACATGCGCTTCTCCTTCAGGATTCACGGCGGCAGGCCTGCGGAGTACACGGCCAGGAGCGAGCGGCTCTACACCTTCAACCGCCTCTCCGATTTCAAGGCCGCCCGGGCCGGCACGCTCTCGGGGGGTATGAAGCAGAAACTGGCCCTCTCCTGCGCCCTGATGCAGGAGCCTCGTCTGCTGGTGCTCGATGAACCGACCACCGGCGTCGACCCCTTGAGCCGCCGGGAGTTCTGGCGGATGCTGAGCGAACTGAAAAGAGAGGGCATCGGCATCCTGGTTTCGACCCCCTACATGGAAGAGGCCCTGCAGTGCGACCGGATCTACCTGATGAACGAGGGCCGCATCCTGAACGCCGGAGCTCCCCGGGAGCTGATCGACGGTTTCGACGGCCGTATCATCGAGTTCGAGGATTCCGAGCTGGCGCCTCAGGATCTGCGCCGGGAGCTGGCCGCCGCCTGGTCCGGGCGGCCGGTCTATCTGTCGGGGCGCAGCGTGCACCTGGTGCTGCCCGCCGCGGCAGGAGACGCTGCGGCCGACCTTCCGACTCGCTCATCAGGGACGAGCCGTGAGATCGAACCTGACCTGGAAGACATCTTTCTGGCGGGGATACTCAGATGA
- a CDS encoding ABC transporter ATP-binding protein — MTSDSSMMISIQGLSRRFGAFTAVDDISFEVAPGEVFGFLGANGAGKTTTIRMMCGLLSPSEGDILIDGVSVSADPEQVKRRLGYMSQKFSLYGDLSPEQNIDFFGAVYGVDPERLEAEKRRIRAQLGGAPGSGRAGKLPLGFKQRLGLTCALLHEPPVIFLDEPTSGVDPLGRREFWEEIYDLSSAGRTVLVTTHFMDEAEYCHRIAIMSQGRLIDLDSPAAIKRKYGSDTLNEAFIRAVESDREE; from the coding sequence ATGACGAGCGATTCATCCATGATGATTTCAATTCAAGGCCTGAGCCGCCGTTTCGGCGCCTTCACCGCGGTGGACGACATCTCCTTCGAGGTCGCCCCCGGGGAGGTCTTCGGTTTTCTGGGAGCCAACGGCGCCGGCAAGACCACGACCATCCGCATGATGTGCGGGCTGCTGAGCCCCAGCGAGGGCGACATCCTGATCGACGGGGTCTCGGTCTCCGCCGATCCCGAGCAGGTCAAGCGGCGCCTGGGCTACATGTCCCAGAAGTTCTCCCTCTACGGCGACCTCTCGCCGGAACAGAACATCGACTTCTTCGGGGCGGTCTACGGCGTCGACCCCGAGCGCCTGGAGGCGGAGAAGAGGAGAATCCGCGCCCAGCTGGGGGGGGCTCCCGGCAGCGGCCGCGCCGGGAAGCTGCCCCTGGGTTTCAAGCAGCGGCTGGGGCTAACCTGCGCCCTGCTGCACGAACCGCCGGTCATCTTCCTGGACGAACCGACCTCGGGCGTCGATCCCCTGGGGCGCCGGGAGTTCTGGGAAGAGATCTACGACCTCTCGTCCGCCGGGCGCACCGTCCTGGTGACGACCCACTTCATGGACGAGGCCGAATACTGTCACCGCATCGCCATCATGAGCCAGGGGCGCCTGATCGACCTCGACAGCCCCGCGGCCATCAAGCGCAAATACGGATCCGATACCCTCAACGAGGCCTTTATCCGGGCCGTCGAAAGCGACCGGGAGGAGTAG